One genomic region from Anopheles bellator chromosome 2, idAnoBellAS_SP24_06.2, whole genome shotgun sequence encodes:
- the LOC131209747 gene encoding tRNA (cytosine(34)-C(5))-methyltransferase isoform X1, whose translation MGKPKHMTNKQNPFAKKKRHNKAKSTEERPARREKPYESIVPENESFEAYYKHQRVCEESEWPQFMEHLRRTLPVTFRITGSKAQAKLLLKITKESFFTEYLRAAGELRKQTEEATDHLPVEPPHSLGWYPNELAWQLELSRKDIRRSESLFKLHNFLISETNSGNISRQEAVSMIPPLVLDVQSHHRVLDMCAAPGSKTAQLIEALHGAVPEGPSTRSPSGFVMANDVDNNRCYMLVHQAKRLNSPCFMVTNEDSASFPTLEVTLPDGTVGPLLYDRVLCDVPCSGDGTMRKNPDIWTKWSLNQANNLHGLQHRIVKRGAELLAVGGKLVYSTCSLNPIENEAVLHRLLKQSEGALEIVDCADLLPTLRYRKGMTYWEPATKDLKYYKSFAEVPENQRTVVRPDMFPPASEEEATEKYHLDRCLRILPHHQNTGGFFIALLEKKKTLPWETVADSECEVTTTPKSEGSAPPAPKKARFMRGFKEDPFVFFDQNEEVFASINRFYELDKDFDPRNFLTRCRVGKKKNIYFCTGTVRDVVERNEKRVKFINLGVKTFVRCDNRNMQCEFRLASEGLTNVNGFIGQRRRVTVEPDDLIKLLSCTDPTRPPEISSLAEKTQQNLKDFDSGCCILECQLEDLPLATVGWKGTLSLRAYVDQHDTVHLLRLLGGDVSKFEKNKFQDKLQLEDTADGAAPTEEQPDEVDTVSNDE comes from the exons ATGGGGAAACCGAAGCATATGACCAACAAGCAGAATCCGTTCGCGAAGAAAAAGCGCCATAATAAGGCCAAG TCGACAGAGGAGCGACCGGCACGGCGCGAAAAGCCGTACGAAAGCATTGTGCCCGAGAATGAGTCGTTCGAGGCGTACTACAAACACCAGCGCGTCTGCGAAGAATCCGAGTGGCCGCAGTTCATGGAACACCTAAGGCGTACGCTACCGGTCACGTTCCGCATAACCGGCTCGAAGGCCCAggcgaagctgctgctgaaaatCACGAAAGAAAGCTTCTTCACCGAATACCTGCGAGCGGCGGGCGAGTTGCGCAAGCAGACGGAAGAAGCCACCGATCACCTGCCGGTGGAGCCACCCCACTCGCTCGGTTGGTACCCGAACGAGTTGGCCTGGCAGTTGGAGCTGTCGCGCAAGGATATTCGCCGCTCGGAGTCGCTCTTTAAGCTGCACAATTTTCTCATCTCCGAGACCAACTCGGGCAACATAAGCCGCCAGGAGGCGGTCTCGATGATTCCGCCCCTCGTGCTGGACGTGCAATCGCACCACCGGGTGCTGGATATGTGCGCTGCTCCGGGCTCGAAGACGGCACAGCTAATCGAAGCCCTGCACGGCGCGGTCCCGGAAGGCCCGTCGACCCGATCCCCGTCCGGTTTCGTGATGGCCAACGATGTGGACAATAACCGCTGCTACATGTTGGTGCACCAGGCGAAGCGCCTCAACTCGCCCTGCTTCATGGTGACCAATGAGGACAGTGCGTCGTTTCCGACGTTGGAAGTCACACTACCGGACGGCACTGTCGGGCCGCTGCTGTACGATCGCGTCCTGTGCGACGTGCCCTGCTCGGGCGACGGAACGATGCGCAAAAATCCGGACATCTGGACCAAGTGGAGCCTCAACCAGGCCAACAACCTGCACGGGCTGCAGCATCGCATCGTGAAGCGTGGCGCCGAGCTACTGGCCGTCGGTGGGAAGCTCGTTTACTCCACCTGCTCGCTCAATCCGATCGAAAACGAAGCGGTTCTACACCGGTTGCTGAAGCAGAGCGAGGGCGCACTAGAGATCGTCGACTGTGCCGATCTTCTTCCCACGCTCCGGTACCGCAAGGGCATGACGTACTGGGAACCGGCCACCAAGGACCTAAAGTACTACAAATCGTTCGCGGAGGTACCGGAAAATCAGCGCACCGTCGTCCGGCCGGATATGTTTCCGCCGGCGTCCGAGGAGGAGGCGACCGAGAAGTATCATCTCGATCGGTGTTTGCGCATCTTGCCGCATCACCAAAATACGGGTGGATTCTTTATTGCGCtgctggagaagaaaaaaacgctacCCTGGGAGACCGTGGCCGACAGTGAGTGTGAAGTAACCACTACTCCGAAGTCAGAGGGCAgtgcgccaccggcaccgaaaaaggcTCGCTTCATGCGTGGCTTCAAAGAGGATCCGTTCGTGTTTTTCGACCAGAACGAAGAAGTGTTTGCCTCGATCAATCGTTTCTACGAGCTGGACAAAG ATTTCGATCCACGCAATTTCCTAACCCGCTGCCGCGTtgggaagaagaagaacattTACTTCTGTACCGGCACCGTCCGCGACGTGGTGGAGCGGAACGAGAAACGGGTCAAATTTATCAATCTGGGAGTGAAAACGTTCGTCCGGTGCGACAACCGGAACATGCAGTGCGAGTTCCGTCTCGCATCGGAAGGACTCACCAACGTGAACGGATTCATTGGCCAGCGGCGCCGTGTGACGGTAGAGCCGGACGATCTGATCAAACTGCTTTCCTGCACCGATCCGACTCGACCGCCCGAGATCTCCTCGCTAGCGGAGAAAACACAACAGAATCTGAAAGATTTCG aTTCCGGCTGCTGCATACTGGAGTGTCAGCTGGAGGATCTCCCACTGGCTACCGTCGGTTGGAAGGGTACGCTCAGCCTACGGGCGTACGTCGACCAGCATGACACGGTGCATCTGCTCCGGCTTCTCGGTGGCGATGTTTCAAAGTTCG agaaaaacaaattccaGGACAAACTTCAGCTCGAAGACACTGCCGACGGTGCGGCCCCAACAGAAGAGCAGCCAGATGAGGTGGACACGGTATCGAATGACGAGTAG
- the LOC131209747 gene encoding tRNA (cytosine(34)-C(5))-methyltransferase isoform X2 encodes MGKPKHMTNKQNPFAKKKRHNKSTEERPARREKPYESIVPENESFEAYYKHQRVCEESEWPQFMEHLRRTLPVTFRITGSKAQAKLLLKITKESFFTEYLRAAGELRKQTEEATDHLPVEPPHSLGWYPNELAWQLELSRKDIRRSESLFKLHNFLISETNSGNISRQEAVSMIPPLVLDVQSHHRVLDMCAAPGSKTAQLIEALHGAVPEGPSTRSPSGFVMANDVDNNRCYMLVHQAKRLNSPCFMVTNEDSASFPTLEVTLPDGTVGPLLYDRVLCDVPCSGDGTMRKNPDIWTKWSLNQANNLHGLQHRIVKRGAELLAVGGKLVYSTCSLNPIENEAVLHRLLKQSEGALEIVDCADLLPTLRYRKGMTYWEPATKDLKYYKSFAEVPENQRTVVRPDMFPPASEEEATEKYHLDRCLRILPHHQNTGGFFIALLEKKKTLPWETVADSECEVTTTPKSEGSAPPAPKKARFMRGFKEDPFVFFDQNEEVFASINRFYELDKDFDPRNFLTRCRVGKKKNIYFCTGTVRDVVERNEKRVKFINLGVKTFVRCDNRNMQCEFRLASEGLTNVNGFIGQRRRVTVEPDDLIKLLSCTDPTRPPEISSLAEKTQQNLKDFDSGCCILECQLEDLPLATVGWKGTLSLRAYVDQHDTVHLLRLLGGDVSKFEKNKFQDKLQLEDTADGAAPTEEQPDEVDTVSNDE; translated from the exons ATGGGGAAACCGAAGCATATGACCAACAAGCAGAATCCGTTCGCGAAGAAAAAGCGCCATAATAAG TCGACAGAGGAGCGACCGGCACGGCGCGAAAAGCCGTACGAAAGCATTGTGCCCGAGAATGAGTCGTTCGAGGCGTACTACAAACACCAGCGCGTCTGCGAAGAATCCGAGTGGCCGCAGTTCATGGAACACCTAAGGCGTACGCTACCGGTCACGTTCCGCATAACCGGCTCGAAGGCCCAggcgaagctgctgctgaaaatCACGAAAGAAAGCTTCTTCACCGAATACCTGCGAGCGGCGGGCGAGTTGCGCAAGCAGACGGAAGAAGCCACCGATCACCTGCCGGTGGAGCCACCCCACTCGCTCGGTTGGTACCCGAACGAGTTGGCCTGGCAGTTGGAGCTGTCGCGCAAGGATATTCGCCGCTCGGAGTCGCTCTTTAAGCTGCACAATTTTCTCATCTCCGAGACCAACTCGGGCAACATAAGCCGCCAGGAGGCGGTCTCGATGATTCCGCCCCTCGTGCTGGACGTGCAATCGCACCACCGGGTGCTGGATATGTGCGCTGCTCCGGGCTCGAAGACGGCACAGCTAATCGAAGCCCTGCACGGCGCGGTCCCGGAAGGCCCGTCGACCCGATCCCCGTCCGGTTTCGTGATGGCCAACGATGTGGACAATAACCGCTGCTACATGTTGGTGCACCAGGCGAAGCGCCTCAACTCGCCCTGCTTCATGGTGACCAATGAGGACAGTGCGTCGTTTCCGACGTTGGAAGTCACACTACCGGACGGCACTGTCGGGCCGCTGCTGTACGATCGCGTCCTGTGCGACGTGCCCTGCTCGGGCGACGGAACGATGCGCAAAAATCCGGACATCTGGACCAAGTGGAGCCTCAACCAGGCCAACAACCTGCACGGGCTGCAGCATCGCATCGTGAAGCGTGGCGCCGAGCTACTGGCCGTCGGTGGGAAGCTCGTTTACTCCACCTGCTCGCTCAATCCGATCGAAAACGAAGCGGTTCTACACCGGTTGCTGAAGCAGAGCGAGGGCGCACTAGAGATCGTCGACTGTGCCGATCTTCTTCCCACGCTCCGGTACCGCAAGGGCATGACGTACTGGGAACCGGCCACCAAGGACCTAAAGTACTACAAATCGTTCGCGGAGGTACCGGAAAATCAGCGCACCGTCGTCCGGCCGGATATGTTTCCGCCGGCGTCCGAGGAGGAGGCGACCGAGAAGTATCATCTCGATCGGTGTTTGCGCATCTTGCCGCATCACCAAAATACGGGTGGATTCTTTATTGCGCtgctggagaagaaaaaaacgctacCCTGGGAGACCGTGGCCGACAGTGAGTGTGAAGTAACCACTACTCCGAAGTCAGAGGGCAgtgcgccaccggcaccgaaaaaggcTCGCTTCATGCGTGGCTTCAAAGAGGATCCGTTCGTGTTTTTCGACCAGAACGAAGAAGTGTTTGCCTCGATCAATCGTTTCTACGAGCTGGACAAAG ATTTCGATCCACGCAATTTCCTAACCCGCTGCCGCGTtgggaagaagaagaacattTACTTCTGTACCGGCACCGTCCGCGACGTGGTGGAGCGGAACGAGAAACGGGTCAAATTTATCAATCTGGGAGTGAAAACGTTCGTCCGGTGCGACAACCGGAACATGCAGTGCGAGTTCCGTCTCGCATCGGAAGGACTCACCAACGTGAACGGATTCATTGGCCAGCGGCGCCGTGTGACGGTAGAGCCGGACGATCTGATCAAACTGCTTTCCTGCACCGATCCGACTCGACCGCCCGAGATCTCCTCGCTAGCGGAGAAAACACAACAGAATCTGAAAGATTTCG aTTCCGGCTGCTGCATACTGGAGTGTCAGCTGGAGGATCTCCCACTGGCTACCGTCGGTTGGAAGGGTACGCTCAGCCTACGGGCGTACGTCGACCAGCATGACACGGTGCATCTGCTCCGGCTTCTCGGTGGCGATGTTTCAAAGTTCG agaaaaacaaattccaGGACAAACTTCAGCTCGAAGACACTGCCGACGGTGCGGCCCCAACAGAAGAGCAGCCAGATGAGGTGGACACGGTATCGAATGACGAGTAG
- the LOC131211870 gene encoding uncharacterized protein LOC131211870, which translates to MISRRLFAWSATDVTRRTGAFGSAALQRRHAATHERNVVQSPFGKVDIPRKSVTEYIFEGYEKYANQPAIRSYTFGMTYEMVKRMACGLLSQKGCAMRKHDVLGLLLPNIPEFVPALHGGLMAGLAVTFANPLYTPEEVCRQFENAGVTVIVTLPMLLPVAELFKLKVKQYKGTICVGGKHDFEKNIYGFEQFLMENHTSELPTIDCDQTAILPYSSGTTGLPKGVELTHYNLVANLAQGSHPTISKYFQPEYINKKETILTIPPYFHIYGLNGILHSVLKSKNHIVSIPSASVQPTTHHSKPRYVLSSVSSVAPYSVNHFSAS; encoded by the exons ATGATTTCCCGCCGTCTATTTGCGTGGTCCGCCACGGATGTCACACGGCGTACCGGTGCGTTCGGTAGCGCCGCGCTGCAACGGCGACACGCCGCGACCCACGAACGCAACGTGGTTCAGTCCCCGTTCGGCAAGGTGGACATTCCGCGCAAAAGTGTGACCGAGTACATCTTCGAGGGGTACGAAAAGTACGcgaaccagccagccatt CGGTCGTACACCTTTGGTATGACCTACGAGATGGTAAAACGAATGGCCTGCGGTCTACTGTCGCAGAAGGGATGCGCCATGCGCAAACACGACGTTCTCGGGCTGCTACTGCCCAACATTCCTGAGTTTGTCCCGGCGCTGCATGGTGGCCTGATGGCTGGATTGGCCGTAACCTTCGCTAATCCGCTCTACACACCGG AGGAAGTGTGTCGACAGTTTGAAAATGCCGGCGTAACGGTCATCGTCacgctgccgatgctgctaCCCGTAGCGGAGCTGTTTAAACTGAAGGTGAAGCAGTACAAGGGTACGATCTGTGTCGGAGGAAAGCATGACTTTGAGAAAAACATCTACGGATTCGAG CAATTCTTGATGGAAAACCACACGAGCGAACTGCCCACGATCGACTGTGATCAAACAGCCATCCTGCCGTACTCGTCCGGGACGACGGGCCTACCGAAGGGAGTCGAGCTGACCCATTACAATCTTGTAGCTAACTTGGCCCAAGGCTCGCACCCGACGATTTCCAAATACTTTCAACCGGAATACA TCAACAAGAAGGAAACCATCCTCACCATTCCTCCGTATTTCCACATCTACGGACTGAACGGGATTCTGCACTCCGTcctgaaatcgaaaaaccacATAGTATCGATACCCAG TGCCAGTGTTCAGCCGACAACGCATCACAGCAAACCGCGCTACGTTCTGAGCAGTGTCTCGAGTGTTGCACCGTACAGTGTAAACCATTTCTCCGCATCGTGA